One Benincasa hispida cultivar B227 chromosome 5, ASM972705v1, whole genome shotgun sequence genomic window carries:
- the LOC120078523 gene encoding dnaJ homolog subfamily A member 3, mitochondrial-like, with the protein MFASPNSSSNSLALFFPSKTITTAPPTAMAACRFSCKAAAVAAAPKERDYYKLLSVSGGCNASNEEIKKAYRAMALQYHPDLVCDPLLKEQSTRIFVQLNAAYKTLSDPVLRRQYDASLMGFNNNGFSNGRRGFQADTTVWQRQLLELKRRSALRRDRSAKASWGATMQARSF; encoded by the coding sequence ATGTTCGCTTCACCAAATTCCTCTTCAAACTCACTTGCTTTATTCTTTCCCTCCAAGACCATCACCACCGCTCCTCCCACGGCGATGGCGGCCTGCCGCTTCTCCTGTAAAGCTGCTGCTGTCGCCGCCGCCCCGAAAGAGAGAGATTATTACAAGTTGCTCTCAGTGAGTGGTGGTTGCAATGCAAGTAATGAAGAAATCAAGAAGGCTTATAGAGCCATGGCTTTGCAGTATCATCCTGAtcttgtttgtgatcctttgctCAAAGAACAATCCACTAGAATATTTGTTCAGCTCAATGCAGCTTACAAGACGCTCTCTGATCCTGTTCTTAGAAGACAATATGATGCCTCTCTCATGGGTTTCAATAATAATGGTTTTTCTAATGGGAGAAGAGGCTTTCAAGCGGACACAACCGTATGGCAAAGGCAGCTTCTTGAGCTCAAACGCCGGTCCGCTCTACGGAGAGATCGGTCGGCAAAGGCGTCGTGGGGGGCGACAATGCAGGCTCGAAGTTTTTAG